A DNA window from Allokutzneria albata contains the following coding sequences:
- the purQ gene encoding phosphoribosylformylglycinamidine synthase subunit PurQ — MSPRIGVITFPGTLDDVDAARAARYAEAEAVPLWHADHDLRGVDAVIVPGGFSYGDYLRCGAIAKFAPVMTEVIDAAKRGMPVLGICNGFQILCEAGLLPGALLRNAGLHFVCRDQWLRVENAGTAWTTRYEPDAEILVPLKSGEGRYVADQSTVDELEAEGRVVFRYVGNNPNGSRNDIAGVTDARGRVVGLMPHPEHAIDALTGPTDDGLGMFLSVLDAVVKA, encoded by the coding sequence ATGAGCCCACGGATCGGGGTGATCACCTTCCCCGGCACCCTCGACGACGTCGACGCGGCCCGCGCCGCGCGCTACGCCGAGGCCGAGGCCGTGCCGCTCTGGCACGCCGACCACGACCTGCGCGGGGTGGACGCCGTCATCGTCCCCGGCGGCTTCTCCTACGGCGACTACCTCCGCTGCGGGGCGATCGCGAAGTTCGCCCCGGTGATGACCGAGGTGATCGACGCGGCCAAGCGCGGCATGCCGGTGCTGGGGATCTGCAACGGTTTCCAGATCCTCTGCGAGGCGGGGCTGTTGCCCGGGGCGCTGCTGCGCAACGCCGGGCTGCACTTCGTCTGCCGGGACCAGTGGCTGCGGGTGGAGAACGCGGGCACCGCGTGGACCACCCGCTACGAGCCGGACGCGGAGATCCTGGTGCCGCTCAAGTCCGGTGAGGGCCGCTACGTCGCTGATCAGTCCACTGTGGACGAACTCGAGGCCGAGGGCCGGGTGGTGTTCCGCTACGTGGGGAACAACCCCAACGGCTCGCGCAACGACATCGCGGGCGTCACCGACGCCCGCGGCCGGGTGGTCGGGCTGATGCCGCACCCGGAGCACGCGATCGACGCGCTGACCGGGCCGACCGACGACGGCCTCGGCATGTTCCTGTCCGTTCTCGACGCGGTGGTGAAGGCGTGA
- the purS gene encoding phosphoribosylformylglycinamidine synthase subunit PurS codes for MARVVVDVMPKQEILDPQGQAVANALPRLGFDGVTSVRQGKRFELEVDDSVDDAALAKIAETLLANTVIEDWTVRRVES; via the coding sequence GTGGCCCGTGTCGTCGTTGACGTCATGCCCAAGCAGGAAATCCTCGACCCACAAGGACAGGCGGTGGCCAACGCGCTGCCGCGCCTCGGCTTCGACGGGGTCACCTCCGTCCGCCAGGGCAAGCGCTTCGAGCTGGAGGTCGACGACTCCGTCGACGACGCCGCGCTCGCCAAGATCGCCGAGACCTTACTGGCCAACACGGTGATCGAGGACTGGACCGTCCGCAGGGTCGAATCATGA
- a CDS encoding NAD-dependent epimerase/dehydratase family protein, which yields MRVLVLGGTKFLSKAVATELVRRGHDVLCAARGASGDVPAGARLIRVDRNDPEGFAPLAGERFDSVIDVATMSLTWVNEALQALAANAGHWTFVSSISVYADHGPVGQDTSSPTVEPLVEATEARTPADDPAAYGRIKVASENRVREELGDRAFIPRPGLITGHEDWSDRFGYWPARFYQGGRAVVPDVPDQPAQYVDVLDLATWLVDAAEQRLGGTFDAIGPITPFPELIAEVAQVAGQDIELVGVAEDKLLAAEVKPWAGPRSLPMWVPGFHGMLSHDPKPAADAGLRHRSLGDATRAALENELRLGLERERRAGLTHEEEADLLRLT from the coding sequence ATGCGGGTACTCGTACTAGGTGGAACGAAGTTCCTGTCCAAGGCCGTCGCGACCGAGCTGGTCCGGCGCGGGCACGACGTCCTCTGCGCGGCGCGCGGCGCCTCCGGTGACGTCCCGGCGGGAGCCCGGCTGATACGCGTCGACCGAAACGACCCGGAGGGGTTCGCCCCCTTGGCCGGCGAGCGCTTCGACTCCGTCATCGACGTCGCCACGATGTCCCTGACCTGGGTCAACGAGGCGCTCCAGGCACTGGCCGCGAACGCGGGCCACTGGACGTTCGTCTCCTCGATCAGCGTCTACGCCGACCACGGGCCGGTCGGCCAGGACACCTCGTCCCCGACCGTCGAGCCGCTGGTGGAGGCGACCGAGGCGCGCACCCCCGCCGACGACCCGGCCGCCTACGGACGGATCAAGGTGGCCAGCGAGAACCGGGTCCGCGAGGAGCTCGGCGACCGGGCGTTCATCCCCCGGCCGGGCCTGATCACCGGGCACGAGGACTGGTCGGACCGGTTCGGCTACTGGCCGGCGCGGTTCTACCAGGGCGGCCGGGCGGTGGTCCCGGACGTGCCGGACCAGCCCGCGCAGTACGTCGACGTCCTCGACCTGGCGACCTGGCTGGTCGACGCCGCGGAGCAGCGGCTGGGCGGCACCTTCGACGCGATCGGCCCGATCACGCCGTTCCCCGAGCTGATCGCCGAGGTCGCCCAGGTGGCCGGGCAGGACATCGAGCTGGTCGGGGTCGCGGAGGACAAGCTGCTCGCGGCGGAGGTGAAGCCCTGGGCGGGGCCGCGGTCGCTGCCGATGTGGGTGCCCGGCTTCCACGGCATGCTCTCCCACGACCCGAAGCCCGCCGCCGACGCGGGGTTGCGGCACCGCTCGCTCGGCGACGCCACCAGGGCGGCGCTGGAGAACGAGCTGCGGCTCGGTCTGGAGCGGGAGCGCCGCGCCGGGCTCACCCACGAGGAGGAGGCCGACCTGCTGCGGCTGACCTGA
- a CDS encoding trypsin-like serine peptidase: MRSAPVEQGAQQVGTEEAVRAEVSASNPVAVIDRAASWYVKTHVTDLRLAPTDELVIADPKGSESYRYSGNPAEERAAGDSPATPTGTGFWALSVTGDSAVVTLRAKDGGAPSPLSSARIDKITRGFTDAEFAARADAETRSICGTNDYKDAVCYKSSNPTEFSKSAAVAKLLRNGSSLCTGWRVGANNRMLTNNHCFSTNPQQIEVWFNYQCDTCGGTASSTVTKVLASQVLSTDYGLDYTLFSVTDFAKVQPFGTLELDPRVPAVGEKMYVVGHPAGKLKKVSLSDDQSASKDCQVFSVKVDGRVKESDIGYKCDTEGGSSGSPVLSGTSHKVISLHHYGGCPNQGVRIDLVHEKIKNQL; the protein is encoded by the coding sequence GTGCGGTCCGCTCCGGTCGAACAGGGCGCCCAACAGGTCGGGACCGAGGAGGCGGTGCGCGCCGAGGTCAGCGCGTCCAACCCGGTCGCGGTGATCGACCGCGCGGCGTCCTGGTACGTGAAGACGCACGTCACCGACCTGCGGCTGGCCCCGACCGACGAGCTGGTGATCGCCGATCCGAAGGGGTCGGAGAGCTACCGCTACTCCGGGAACCCGGCCGAGGAGCGGGCTGCGGGCGACTCGCCCGCGACGCCGACCGGCACCGGATTCTGGGCGCTGTCGGTCACCGGCGACTCCGCGGTGGTCACCCTGCGCGCCAAGGACGGCGGGGCGCCTTCCCCGCTCAGCTCGGCGCGCATTGACAAGATCACCCGCGGATTCACCGACGCCGAGTTCGCCGCGCGCGCGGACGCGGAGACCCGCAGTATCTGCGGGACCAATGATTACAAGGACGCGGTCTGCTACAAGAGCAGCAATCCGACTGAATTCTCCAAGAGCGCCGCTGTGGCGAAACTGCTCCGCAACGGTTCCTCGCTGTGCACGGGCTGGCGGGTCGGCGCGAACAACCGGATGCTGACCAACAACCACTGCTTCTCCACCAACCCGCAGCAGATCGAGGTCTGGTTCAACTACCAGTGCGACACCTGCGGTGGCACCGCGAGCAGCACGGTGACCAAGGTTCTCGCGTCCCAGGTGCTCTCCACCGACTACGGCCTGGACTACACGCTGTTCTCGGTGACCGACTTCGCCAAGGTGCAGCCGTTCGGCACGTTGGAGCTGGACCCGCGCGTGCCCGCCGTCGGCGAGAAGATGTACGTGGTCGGCCACCCCGCCGGGAAGCTCAAGAAGGTCTCGCTCTCCGACGACCAGTCGGCGTCCAAGGACTGCCAGGTGTTCTCGGTGAAGGTGGACGGGCGCGTGAAGGAGTCCGACATCGGCTACAAGTGCGACACCGAGGGCGGCTCGTCCGGGTCGCCGGTGCTCTCCGGCACGTCGCACAAGGTGATCTCGCTGCACCACTACGGCGGCTGCCCCAACCAGGGCGTCCGCATCGACCTGGTGCACGAGAAGATCAAGAACCAGCTGTGA
- a CDS encoding MBL fold metallo-hydrolase translates to MRITHHRHACVLLETGSTRLLLDPGAFSSGFDALTELDAILVTHQHADHLDLDRLPGLLAANPRAELVVDQGSAAALTGLGVTPKVVTPGETITLGGVRVDVVGGDHATIYGELPGIPNLGYVIGDGAFYHPGDALFVPDQDIDVLGMPTEAPWLKLAETVDFMNAVGPRVAVPIHEALLARPELYYGWFDRLSAEKTEFRALKPAEATEL, encoded by the coding sequence ATGCGGATCACCCACCACCGCCACGCGTGCGTCCTGCTGGAGACCGGTTCGACGCGGTTGCTGCTGGACCCCGGCGCCTTCTCGTCCGGCTTCGACGCGCTGACCGAGCTGGACGCGATCCTGGTGACGCACCAGCACGCCGACCACCTGGACCTGGACCGGCTGCCGGGGCTGCTCGCCGCCAACCCGCGCGCCGAGCTGGTGGTCGACCAGGGTTCGGCCGCCGCCCTCACCGGTCTCGGCGTCACGCCGAAGGTCGTCACGCCCGGCGAGACGATCACGCTCGGCGGAGTCCGGGTCGACGTGGTCGGCGGGGACCACGCCACCATCTACGGGGAGCTGCCCGGCATCCCGAACCTCGGCTACGTCATCGGCGACGGCGCCTTCTACCACCCGGGCGACGCGTTGTTCGTGCCCGACCAGGACATCGACGTGCTCGGCATGCCGACCGAGGCGCCGTGGTTGAAGCTCGCCGAGACGGTCGACTTCATGAACGCGGTCGGGCCCCGCGTGGCCGTGCCGATCCACGAGGCGCTGCTGGCGCGGCCGGAGCTGTACTACGGGTGGTTCGACCGGCTCAGCGCGGAGAAAACCGAGTTCCGTGCGCTGAAGCCCGCAGAGGCGACGGAACTCTGA
- a CDS encoding polysaccharide deacetylase family protein — protein MATRLLVSLSGMDGRSLEHCASVAEELDRLRVPLSLLTTPLPATEQSTVDWIRFRRSAGDAVVLNGFARGPVLVPQQRRMRRKPSLPAHEAGLRLIASVASFEARGLVTDCFAVLDATVSLGTMTALRRHGFTVCADASGVHDLKTGAHWRGRVRRLGQRAVIPRRAELVRIAVDAADLASHTCRWALLDAVDDALRDGAIPGTYAAVRVPSPLRASAHGTRFSPR, from the coding sequence GTGGCTACCAGGCTCCTGGTCTCGCTCTCCGGCATGGACGGCCGCTCGTTGGAGCACTGCGCGTCCGTCGCCGAGGAGCTGGACCGGCTCCGCGTCCCGCTGTCCCTGCTGACCACCCCGTTGCCCGCCACCGAACAGTCCACAGTGGACTGGATTCGGTTCCGGCGCAGTGCGGGGGATGCCGTGGTGCTCAACGGTTTCGCTCGCGGTCCGGTGCTCGTGCCGCAGCAGCGGAGGATGCGGCGCAAGCCTTCGCTGCCCGCGCACGAGGCCGGGCTGCGGCTGATCGCCTCGGTGGCGTCCTTCGAGGCGCGCGGGCTCGTGACCGACTGCTTCGCCGTGCTCGACGCGACGGTGTCGCTCGGCACGATGACCGCGTTGCGGCGGCACGGTTTCACCGTGTGCGCGGATGCCAGTGGAGTGCACGACCTGAAGACGGGCGCGCACTGGCGCGGGCGGGTGCGGCGCCTCGGGCAGCGCGCCGTGATCCCTCGCCGCGCCGAGCTGGTCCGGATAGCCGTCGACGCGGCCGACCTCGCCAGCCACACCTGCAGGTGGGCGTTGCTCGACGCCGTGGACGACGCGCTGCGGGACGGTGCGATCCCCGGCACCTACGCGGCGGTCAGAGTTCCGTCGCCTCTGCGGGCTTCAGCGCACGGAACTCGGTTTTCTCCGCGCTGA
- a CDS encoding phosphoribosylaminoimidazolesuccinocarboxamide synthase — MPTLAEYPQIAAGKVRQLHAVDDEHLLLVASDRISAYDHVLESAIPDKGRVLTAMSVFWFELLSDLVPNHLVAHDDPRIPDEVRGRALLVRRLTMEPVECVARGYLTGSGLADYKRTGAVCGVALPAGLVESSRLAEPIFTPATKAEIGAHDENVSFEAVVKEVGQEKAERLRELTLRVYRRAAGHAESRGVILADTKFEFGTDDTGALVLGDEVLTPDSSRFWPADSYEPGRVQQSFDKQFVRDWLTSPASGWDRASDTPPPALPADIVEATRERYLRAYEMITGRSMADWPSPA, encoded by the coding sequence GTGCCAACGCTTGCCGAGTATCCGCAGATCGCCGCCGGTAAGGTCCGCCAGCTCCACGCGGTGGACGACGAGCATCTGCTCCTGGTCGCCTCGGACCGCATCTCCGCGTACGACCACGTGCTGGAGTCCGCCATCCCGGACAAGGGGCGCGTGCTCACGGCGATGAGCGTCTTCTGGTTCGAGCTGCTGTCCGACCTGGTGCCGAACCACCTCGTCGCCCACGACGACCCGCGCATCCCGGACGAGGTCCGCGGCCGCGCGCTGCTGGTGCGGCGCCTGACGATGGAGCCGGTGGAGTGCGTGGCGCGCGGGTACCTCACCGGCTCCGGGCTCGCCGACTACAAGCGCACCGGAGCGGTGTGCGGGGTGGCGCTGCCCGCGGGGCTGGTCGAGTCCTCCCGGCTGGCCGAGCCGATCTTCACCCCGGCGACCAAGGCCGAGATCGGCGCGCACGACGAGAACGTCTCCTTCGAGGCCGTGGTGAAGGAGGTCGGGCAGGAGAAGGCGGAGCGGCTGCGCGAGCTGACGCTGCGGGTCTACCGGCGCGCGGCCGGGCACGCGGAGTCGCGCGGCGTGATCCTGGCCGACACGAAGTTCGAGTTCGGCACGGACGACACCGGTGCGCTGGTGCTCGGCGACGAGGTGCTGACGCCGGACTCCTCGCGGTTCTGGCCCGCCGACTCCTACGAGCCGGGCCGGGTGCAGCAGTCCTTCGACAAGCAGTTCGTGCGCGACTGGCTGACCTCGCCCGCGTCCGGGTGGGACCGCGCGAGCGACACCCCGCCACCCGCGCTGCCCGCCGACATCGTCGAGGCGACCCGCGAGCGCTACCTGCGGGCCTACGAGATGATCACGGGCCGCTCGATGGCGGACTGGCCGTCCCCCGCCTGA
- a CDS encoding DUF6973 domain-containing protein — protein sequence MRRPLVVLAMTTAAVFGLTAPATAGPSQAMNQLNESERKICAENPVRCLAALAVAKTASDESTSAFSGQNYDGTQRDAARHCMWQSLLSADHGSAYAKRWGDAHEENPAPPASHEMDFHNNAVARVWGGQIARNELVAHCTTSARAAAFKDYSDKQRLVYIAK from the coding sequence GTGCGTCGCCCCCTCGTCGTCCTCGCCATGACCACCGCCGCCGTGTTCGGCCTCACAGCGCCCGCGACCGCCGGGCCGTCGCAGGCCATGAACCAGCTCAACGAGAGCGAGCGCAAGATCTGCGCGGAGAACCCCGTCAGGTGCCTGGCCGCGCTCGCGGTGGCGAAGACCGCCAGTGACGAGTCGACCTCCGCTTTCTCCGGGCAGAACTACGACGGGACCCAGCGCGACGCCGCCCGGCACTGCATGTGGCAGTCCCTGCTCAGCGCCGACCACGGCAGCGCCTACGCGAAGCGCTGGGGCGACGCCCACGAGGAGAACCCCGCGCCCCCGGCCAGCCACGAGATGGACTTCCACAACAACGCCGTCGCCAGGGTGTGGGGCGGGCAGATCGCGCGGAACGAGCTCGTCGCCCACTGCACCACCTCGGCGCGCGCCGCCGCCTTCAAGGACTACAGCGACAAGCAGCGGCTGGTGTACATCGCGAAGTGA
- a CDS encoding TetR/AcrR family transcriptional regulator, producing MVARLEGKARNRAALLDAARDVIVEEGHRGASLGMIAGRAGLTTGAIYSIFGSKRDLLVAVVEDIHWRVIAELRQLGDPRLGLEQVIGVYVHGRLRAAGTKEAAQLLAFEMELAGQAQSDPVVSTRLREIAQRSDQQFAEALVGRADQNGAVIGPERARQLALGIGALVQGFEQRRLRGEDVPDGLVVDLSVALARQ from the coding sequence GTGGTCGCTCGCTTGGAAGGCAAAGCGCGCAACCGCGCCGCTCTGCTCGACGCCGCCAGGGACGTGATCGTCGAGGAGGGCCACCGCGGCGCCTCGCTCGGCATGATCGCCGGTCGGGCCGGGCTGACCACCGGAGCGATCTACTCGATCTTCGGCAGCAAGCGGGACCTGCTGGTCGCCGTGGTGGAGGACATCCACTGGCGGGTGATCGCCGAGCTGCGGCAGCTCGGCGACCCCCGGCTGGGCCTGGAGCAGGTCATCGGGGTCTACGTGCACGGGCGACTGCGCGCGGCCGGCACCAAGGAGGCCGCCCAGCTGCTGGCCTTCGAGATGGAGCTGGCCGGGCAGGCGCAGAGCGATCCGGTGGTCAGCACCCGGTTGCGCGAGATCGCCCAGCGGTCCGACCAGCAGTTCGCCGAGGCGCTGGTGGGCAGGGCGGACCAGAACGGCGCGGTGATCGGCCCGGAGCGGGCCCGTCAGCTCGCGCTCGGCATCGGTGCGCTGGTGCAGGGCTTCGAGCAGCGGCGCCTGCGCGGCGAGGACGTGCCGGACGGCTTGGTCGTCGACCTGTCGGTGGCGCTGGCCCGGCAGTGA
- the purB gene encoding adenylosuccinate lyase has translation MSSKPRIPNVLAGRYASATLARIWSPEHKVVLERKLWLAVLRAQADLGVDVPASALADYERAVEQVDLASIAERERVTRHDVKARIEEFNALAGHEHVHKGMTSRDLTENVEQLQVRLSLEHVRDRGVALLERLAKLAAENSELVIAGRSHNVAAQATTLGKRFATAADEVLVAFGRVENLLERYPLRGVKGPVGTAQDMLDLLGGDSAKLLELERRVAEHLGFDAVFTSVGQVYPRSLDFEVVTALVQLAAGPSSLAKTIRLMAGHELVTEGFQPGQVGSSAMPHKMNTRSCERVNGLAVVLRGYASMVGELAGDQWNEGDVSCSVVRRVALPDAFFAFDGLVETFLTVLDEFGAFPAVIGRELDRYLPFLATTKMLMAAVRAGVGRETGHELIKEHAVASALAMREQGTERNELLDRLGADERFPLGRADLDRLLADRLPFTGAAAAQVGAVVERVQEILKRYPNAAGYTPEPIL, from the coding sequence GTGAGCTCGAAGCCCCGCATCCCGAACGTGTTGGCCGGTCGGTACGCCTCCGCGACCCTGGCCCGGATCTGGTCCCCGGAACACAAGGTGGTGCTGGAGCGCAAGCTCTGGCTGGCCGTGCTGCGCGCGCAGGCGGACCTCGGCGTGGACGTGCCCGCCAGCGCGCTCGCGGACTACGAGCGGGCGGTGGAGCAGGTCGACCTCGCCTCGATCGCCGAACGCGAGCGGGTCACCCGGCACGACGTGAAGGCCAGGATCGAGGAGTTCAACGCGCTGGCCGGGCACGAGCACGTGCACAAGGGCATGACCTCCCGCGACCTGACCGAGAACGTGGAGCAGCTGCAGGTGCGGCTGAGCCTGGAGCACGTCCGGGACCGGGGCGTCGCACTGCTGGAGCGGCTGGCGAAGCTCGCGGCGGAGAACTCCGAGCTGGTCATCGCGGGGCGCTCGCACAACGTGGCGGCGCAGGCGACGACGCTGGGCAAGCGGTTCGCGACGGCGGCGGACGAGGTGCTGGTGGCGTTCGGGCGGGTGGAGAACCTGCTGGAGCGCTACCCGTTGCGCGGGGTGAAGGGGCCGGTGGGCACCGCGCAGGACATGCTGGACCTGCTGGGCGGGGACTCGGCGAAGCTGCTCGAACTGGAGCGCAGGGTGGCCGAGCACCTGGGCTTCGACGCGGTCTTCACCAGCGTCGGGCAGGTCTACCCGCGTTCGCTGGACTTCGAGGTGGTGACCGCGCTGGTGCAGCTCGCCGCGGGGCCGTCCTCGCTGGCGAAGACGATCCGGCTGATGGCGGGCCACGAGCTGGTCACCGAGGGCTTCCAGCCCGGCCAGGTCGGGTCGAGCGCCATGCCGCACAAGATGAACACCCGTTCCTGCGAGCGGGTCAACGGGCTCGCGGTGGTGCTGCGCGGGTACGCCTCCATGGTCGGCGAGCTGGCCGGGGACCAGTGGAACGAGGGTGACGTGTCCTGCTCGGTGGTGCGCCGCGTCGCGCTGCCGGACGCGTTCTTCGCCTTCGACGGTCTGGTCGAGACCTTCCTGACGGTGCTGGACGAGTTCGGCGCGTTCCCCGCCGTGATCGGCCGTGAGCTGGACCGGTACCTGCCGTTCCTGGCCACCACGAAGATGCTGATGGCCGCGGTCCGCGCGGGTGTCGGCAGGGAGACCGGGCACGAGCTGATCAAGGAGCACGCGGTGGCGTCCGCGCTGGCGATGCGGGAGCAGGGGACCGAGCGCAACGAGCTGCTCGACCGGCTCGGAGCCGACGAGCGGTTCCCGCTGGGCCGAGCGGACCTCGACCGGTTGCTCGCCGACCGGCTGCCCTTCACCGGCGCGGCCGCGGCGCAGGTCGGTGCCGTCGTCGAGCGCGTCCAGGAGATCCTGAAGCGCTACCCGAACGCGGCCGGGTACACACCGGAACCGATTCTGTAG